A region of Vitis vinifera cultivar Pinot Noir 40024 chromosome 15, ASM3070453v1 DNA encodes the following proteins:
- the LOC104881911 gene encoding UPF0481 protein At3g47200, with amino-acid sequence MAGNEVVLQMEEHRKVVADQFGKPADGSDHMKALADLKSKFRRLENEEESESPLSSSVKPQRPLSSSVKPQCPMVPKRLRPDVKGAEDYYYAPKLISLGPYHHGKPHLKDGETLKLKLAEAYIQECEPTVDEIYNTISDSISELRGCYDAESTKKYKDDELTIMMLVDGCALLCYILCVCLGYGHEDFNIRYQDISLLHQDALLLENQLPYQLLLELMKMVDPGSANDFWTAMFQEFFGISDESIFQEFIGMKKKESFLQKMKNYCPRLFLPINQIIDPKSKPQSPNNESKPCHHLLDLFRRNFLGDERSGSPTHPENENLEGPSSSETEIGRRLGRASVRDVKEVMASFRNVKELMDAGIRIKRSPTRHLRDISFRSNGITACLRIPPITIDNSTKAMFLNLIAYEMSSDVDHDFISYLRFLDSLIDHADDVKELQSIGILQNNLGTHDEVAQFFNTVSANLESNFHAYKDVRVKIRKHLQSHYNSKLTMWMTQCLDTYFGSPWTIIAWVGAALALFLTFVQTYFSVFPH; translated from the coding sequence ATGGCCGGGAACGAGGTGGTCCTTCAAATGGAGGAGCACCGGAAAGTAGTCGCTGATCAGTTTGGAAAACCTGCGGATGGCAGTGATCATATGAAAGCCTTGGCTGACTTAAAATCCAAATTTCGTCGACTAGAAAATGAAGAGGAATCTGAATCTCCATTATCATCAAGTGTAAAGCCACAACGTCCCTTATCATCAAGTGTAAAGCCACAATGTCCCATGGTTCCAAAGAGGTTGCGACCAGATGTCAAGGGTGCTGAAGACTACTACTATGCGCCAAAACTCATTTCTTTGGGTCCTTACCACCATGGCAAGCCCCACCTCAAGGATGGAGAAACGCTCAAGCTTAAATTGGCAGAAGCCTACATCCAAGAATGTGAGCCAACAGTGGATGAAATTTACAACACAATTAGCGATAGCATTAGTGAGCTGAGGGGCTGTTATGATGCGGAGTCGACAAAGAAATATAAGGATGACGAATTAACCATCATGATGCTGGTGGACGGGTGTGCTCTACTCTGTTACATTTTATGCGTTTGCTTAGGTTATGGCCATGAAGATTTCAATATCAGATATCAGGATATAAGCCTTCTGCACCAGGATGCGTTGCTGCTGGAAAACCAACTTCCCTATCAATTACTCCTTGAGCTGATGAAGATGGTGGACCCAGGATCAGCCAATGATTTTTGGACGGCCATGTTCCAGGAATTCTTCGGCATCAGCGACGAGTCAATATTTCAGGAATTTATCGGTATGAAGAAGAAGGAGTCATTCCtgcaaaaaatgaagaattattgCCCCCGCCTATTCCTCCCAATCAACCAAATTATTGACCCCAAATCGAAGCCGCAAAGTCCTAATAACGAGTCAAAGCCTTGTCATCATCTCCTCGATCTCTTCCGAAGAAATTTCCTAGGCGATGAACGTTCCGGCAGCCCAACGCAcccagaaaatgaaaatttggaaggTCCTTCGTCATCGGAAACTGAAATTGGCCGGAGGCTGGGTAGAGCATCAGTTAGAGATGTGAAGGAGGTTATGGCATCATTTAGAAATGTGAAGGAGCTGATGGACGCTGGAATCCGCATCAAGCGCAGTCCTACACGTCACTTGAGGGACATTTCTTTCCGTTCAAATGGGATCACCGCATGCCTGAGAATTCCTCCCATCACCATTGATAACTCAACCAAGGCTATGTTCTTGAACTTGATAGCCTATGAAATGAGCTCAGACGTCGACCATGACTTCATCTCTTACCTTCGCTTCCTTGATTCCCTCATTGATCATGCTGATGACGTTAAGGAGCTGCAGTCCATCGGGATACTCCAAAACAATCTAGGAACCCACGACGAAGTAGCTCAATTCTTCAACACCGTGTCCGCCAACTTGGAATCCAACTTTCATGCTTACAAAGACGTGAGAGTGAAAATTCGGAAGCACCTTCAGAGTCACTATAACAGCAAACTGACAATGTGGATGACACAATGCCTGGACACCTATTTCGGTAGCCCCTGGACTATCATAGCTTGGGTTGGTGCAGCTTTGGCCCTATTCCTTACTTTCGTCCAGACTTACTTCTCAGTCTTCCCTCATTGA
- the LOC104881946 gene encoding uncharacterized protein LOC104881946: protein MAGRTRGGRSERNEELETVREELREVRRELRETVELMRGQGSRRSGGTQGHEDSGHSHRRNRTERPVMSQMEAIKRFMVMQPPSFNGEPNAEATEHWLRRMRRILVGLDIPEERRVGLATYMLVDKADFWWESMKRVYDTEVMTWEEFERIFLGKYFGEVAKHAKRMEFEHLIQGTMSVLEYESRFSELSRFALGMIGEEGEKARRFQQGLRPAIRNRLVPLAIRDYSELVKRALLVEQDIDETNQIREQKGDRKGKQRMRESSQGPQQRQRT, encoded by the coding sequence ATGGCGGGAAGGACCAGAGGAGGAAGATCAGAGAGGAATGAGGAGTTGGAGACGGTAAGAGAAGAACTCCGAGAAGTAAGAAGAGAGTTGAGAGAAACTGTTGAATTGATGAGAGGCCAGGGTTCCAGGAGATCAGGAGGTACCCAGGGCCATGAGGATTCAGGCCACTCACATAGGAGGAACCGCACTGAGAGGCCAGTAATGAGCCAAATGGAAGCAATAAAGAGGTTCATGGTGATGCAACCTCCATCTTTTAATGGAGAGCCCAATGCTGAAGCAACTGAGCATTGGTTGAGGAGGATGAGAAGAATTCTGGTGGGACTGGACATACCTGAGGAAAGAAGGGTAGGTCTAGCAACATATATGCTTGTTGATAAAGCTGATTTCTGGTGGGAATCAATGAAAAGGGTGTATGACACTGAGGTTATGACCTGGGAGGAATTTGAGAGAATCTTCCTAGGCAAGTATTTTGGGGAGGTGGCTAAGCATGCCAAGAGGATGGAGTTTGAGCACCTCATCCAGGGAACCATGTCGGTGCTGGAGTACGAGTCACGCTTTTCGGAGTTGTCTAGATTTGCTTTGGGGATGATCGGGGAGGAAGGAGAAAAGGCTAGAAGGTTCCAGCAGGGGTTGAGGCCTGCTATTAGGAATAGATTAGTCCCATTGGCAATAAGGGACTATTCTGAGTTGGTTAAGAGGGCTTTGTTGGTGGAGCAGGACATTGACGAAACTAACCAAATTCGAGAGCAAAAGGGGGAcagaaaagggaaacaaagaatGAGGGAAAGTTCCCAAGGGCCACAGCAGAGGCAGAGGACTTAG